One window of Alosa sapidissima isolate fAloSap1 chromosome 21, fAloSap1.pri, whole genome shotgun sequence genomic DNA carries:
- the casd1 gene encoding N-acetylneuraminate 9-O-acetyltransferase isoform X1, with amino-acid sequence MDEEPLIVPEEHAEEAGPGEAANALGAADEMTDPAMRPTTETVCCQFEYSATVDRLSACCHGGAKMAVLAYSLGKREINQYFSIKNAKLLSFTAVVLLIAFHSASRYYGGGDTCEWLLSSGRFLGENVWQPYGCMMHKYKSTEAKFCLSHKSVAFIGDSRIRQLFYSYVKIIYPDYRNEGIKHENIPFEDRASSLNVNFFWYTEVNNSLKEHLQAYIEMSAKPDVIIMGAATWSIKLHSGSSETVLHYKANITAIAPLLETLAVDTEVYWVLQDPVSEELLSESHKMITNEQIDMYNEAAVSALNSSKKNAKARIRFLKASRQAAMETVARSDDGLHVPEGTGDVGAMVMMNAVCNKVLRPIDGSCCQALPATSGLQKLTAIAFLACAAGFLALHVLGYRRQRKSRPPAPVDVECGEEKKKPGSAVAAALNSRGPLLALCKMGLIMAYFYLCDRADVFMKEQKFYTHSTFFIPLIYMFVLGIFYSENSKETKFLNREQTDEWKGWMQLVILIYHISGASAFLPVYMHVRVLVAAYLFQTGYGHFSFFWLKGDFGLYRVCQVLFRLNFLVVVLCLVMDRPYQFYYFVPLVTFWFVVVYATMALWPQIQQKKANASGIWNLGILMKLLGLLVFICVFAYSQVFFESVFSVWPISKLFELKGDIHEWWFRWKLDRFAVIHGMVFAFMYLALQKCQLLSEGKGEPLFSTRVSNFLIFVSVVSFMTYSIWASSCKNKTECNKMHPYISVVQILAFVLIRNIPGYARSLYSSFFAWFGRISLELFICQYHIWLAADTKGILVLVPGNPSLNIIVSTFIFVCVAHEISQITNDLAQVAIPKENGPLLKRMLAMGVFLAVVLLLSRDH; translated from the exons ATGGATGAAGAGCCTCTCATTGTACCTGAAGAACATGCTGAAGAAGCTGGCCCCGGTGAGGCAGCCAATGCACTAGGAGCAGCAGACGAAATGACAGACCCAGCTATGCGCCCAACCACCGAGACGGTGTGCTGTCAGTTCGAGTACTCCGCTACTGTTGATCGTCTATCTGCTTGTTGTCATGGAGGAGCCAAGATGGCGGTCCTGGCCTACAGCCTGGGCAAACGAGAAATAAATCAGTATTTTAGTATTAAAAATGCAAAGTTACTCTCGTTTACCGCTGTCGTTCTTCTTATCGCATTTCACTCTGCATCGCGGTACTATGGAG GTGGAGACACATGTGAGTGGCTGCTGTCAAGCGGTCGGTTTTTGGGGGAGAACGTGTGGCAGCCTTATGGCTGTATGATGCACAAGTACAAAAGCAC TGAAGCCAAGTTTTGCCTCAGCCACAAGAGTGTGGCATTTATTGGTGACTCCAGAATTCGGCAACTTTTTTATTCCTATGTCAAAATTATTTACCCTGACTACAGAAACGAAGGAATTAAG caTGAAAATATCCCCTTCGAAGATCGGGCCTCCTCACTCAATGTG AATTTCTTTTGGTACACAGAAGTGAACAACTCTCTGAAGGAACATCTTCAAGCATATATAGAG atGTCTGCAAAACCAGATGTCATCATAATGGGTGCCGCAACG TGGTCCATCAAACTCCACAGCGGCAGCAGCGAAACCGTGCTCCACTACAAAGCCAACATCACGGCCATAGCACCATTGCTGGAGACCCTAGCTGTGGACACCGAGGTCTACTGGGTTTTGCAAG ATCCTGTCTCTGAGGAGCTGCTGAGCGAGAGCCATAAGATGATCACCAACGAGCAGATCGACATGTATAACGAGGCGGCGGTGAGCGCCCTCAACAGCAGCAAGAAGAACGCTAAGGCCAGGATCCGCTTTCTGAAGGCCTCCCGGCAAGCTGCCATGGAAACGGTCGCCCGGTCTGACGACGGCTTGCACGTGCCCGAGGGCACCGGAGATGTG GGCGCCATGGTGATGATGAACGCTGTCTGCAACAAGGTCCTCCGGCCCATCGACGGCTCCTGCTGCCAGGCCCTCCCCGCCACCAGTGGCCTGCAGAAGCTGACGGCCATAGCCTTCCTGGCCTGCGCTGCGGGCTTCCTGGCGCTCCACGTCCTCGGCTACCGGCGCCAGCGCAAGAGCCGTCCGCCGGCACCTGTCGACGTGGAGTGCGgcgaggagaagaagaagcccGGCTCGGCGGTGGCGGCTGCCCTCAACTCCCGTGGCCCACTGTTGGCCTTGTGCAAGATGGGCCTCATCATGGCTTACTTCTACTTGTGCGACCGCGCCGACGTCTTCATGAAGGAGCAGAAGTTCTACACTCACTCCACCTTCTTCATCCCGCTCATCTACATGTTTGTGCTGGGGATCTTCTACAGCGAGAACAGCAAAGAG ACGAAATTTCTGAACAGAGAGCAAACAGATGAGTGGAAAGGCTGGATGCAGCTGGTCATCCTAATCTACCACATCTCTGGAGCGAGTGCT TTCCTGCCGGTCTACATGCATGTGCGAGTTCTTGTGGCGGCGTACCTTTTCCAGACGGGATACGGACACTTCTCCTTTTTCTGGCTCAAGGGAGACTTTGGTCTCTACAGAGTGTGCCAG GTGCTGTTCCGGCTTAACTTCCTGGTGGTAGTGCTGTGTTTGGTCATGGACAGGCCGTACCAGTTTTATTACTTTGTGCCACTGGTGACATTCTGGTTTGTTGTAGTCTACGCCACAATGGCTCTCTGGCCCCAGATCCAGCAGAAGAAGGCCAATG CCAGCGGCATATGGAATTTGGGGATTCTGATGAAGCTACTCGGCTTGCTAGTCTTCATATGTGTTTTTGCGTATTCGCAG GTGTTCTTTGAGAGTGTCTTCTCCGTCTGGCCAATTTCAAAGCTCTTTGAGTTGAAGGGAGACATCCATGAATGGTGGTTCCGTTGGAAGCTCGATAGATTT GCAGTGATCCATGGGATGGTGTTTGCTTTCATGTACCTGGCGCTGCAGAAGTGTCAGCTGCTCTCGGAAGGCAAGGGGGAGCCCCTCTTCTCCACCCGTGTCTCCAACTTCCTCATCTTCGTGTCGGTGGTGTCATTCATG ACCTACTCCATATGGGCCAGTAGCTGCAAGAACAAAACAGAGTGCAACAAGATGCACCCCTATATCTCTGTGGTGCAG ATCCTGGCCTTCGTGTTAATCCGGAACATTCCTGGCTACGCCCGTTCCCTGTACAGCTCATTCTTTGCCTGGTTTGGGAGGATCTCCCTGGAG